The following are encoded together in the Pseudomonas xantholysinigenes genome:
- a CDS encoding dienelactone hydrolase family protein: protein MRTLLALALLCSASLAQAAVQTREIPYQDADGKRLVGYYAYDDAVEGKRPGVVVVHEWWGLNDYAKRRARDLAALGYNALAIDMYGDGKNTEHPADAQAFMAAAMKDPAAAARRFDAGLELLKIQPNTNKHQLAAIGYCFGGKVVLDAARRGEKLDGVVSFHGALVTQTPAKPGVIRAKILVEHGEADSMVTPEQVVAFKKEMHDAGADMKFVGIPGAKHGFTNPDADRLGHGGHGGPDIGYDKAADESSWKDMQAFFKTAFD, encoded by the coding sequence ATGCGTACCCTGCTTGCCCTCGCCCTGCTGTGCAGCGCCAGCCTTGCCCAGGCGGCGGTGCAAACCCGCGAGATCCCCTACCAGGATGCCGACGGTAAGCGCCTGGTCGGCTACTACGCCTACGACGACGCCGTCGAGGGCAAGCGCCCGGGCGTGGTGGTGGTGCATGAATGGTGGGGGCTGAACGACTACGCCAAGCGCCGCGCCCGCGACCTCGCGGCGCTGGGCTACAACGCCCTGGCCATCGACATGTACGGCGACGGCAAGAACACCGAGCACCCCGCCGACGCCCAGGCATTCATGGCGGCGGCGATGAAGGACCCGGCCGCCGCCGCCCGGCGCTTCGATGCCGGGCTTGAGCTGTTGAAGATCCAGCCCAATACCAACAAGCACCAGCTGGCGGCCATCGGCTACTGCTTTGGCGGCAAGGTGGTGCTGGATGCCGCGCGCCGGGGCGAGAAACTCGATGGCGTGGTGAGCTTCCATGGCGCGCTGGTGACCCAGACACCGGCCAAGCCCGGCGTGATCCGCGCGAAGATCCTGGTGGAACACGGCGAGGCCGACAGCATGGTCACGCCAGAGCAGGTGGTGGCGTTCAAGAAGGAAATGCACGATGCCGGGGCCGACATGAAGTTTGTCGGTATTCCGGGAGCCAAGCATGGTTTTACCAATCCGGATGCGGATCGGTTGGGGCATGGTGGGCATGGCGGGCCGGATATCGGCTATGACAAGGCGGCGGATGAAAGCTCGTGGAAGGATATGCAGGCGTTTTTCAAGACGGCGTTTGACTGA
- a CDS encoding outer membrane beta-barrel protein — protein MKTLNTLIAAMAVCAAGLTTAAQADDNFASLTYGQTSDKVRKSGLLQRNTDGLNADGIIGKDSTWGARLGKINDQGRYYLTYDNVSGDHGGVKLRQENLLGSYDLFLPVGDTTKLFGGGSLGMTKLTQDSPGASRDTDYGYAVGLQAGVIQEVTDNTSVELGYRYLRSNAATEISAHGGPKEGTLRLTSSAQTYLAATYKF, from the coding sequence ATGAAAACGCTCAACACCCTGATCGCCGCCATGGCGGTTTGCGCCGCCGGCCTCACCACCGCCGCCCAGGCCGACGACAACTTCGCCAGCCTGACCTACGGCCAGACCAGCGACAAAGTACGCAAGTCCGGCCTGCTGCAACGCAACACCGACGGTCTGAACGCCGACGGCATCATCGGCAAGGACAGCACCTGGGGCGCGCGCCTGGGCAAGATCAACGACCAGGGCCGCTACTACCTGACCTACGACAACGTCTCGGGCGACCACGGTGGCGTCAAGCTGCGCCAGGAAAACCTGCTCGGCAGCTACGACCTGTTCCTGCCGGTGGGCGATACCACCAAGCTGTTCGGTGGCGGCAGCCTGGGCATGACCAAACTGACCCAGGATTCGCCAGGCGCCAGCCGCGACACCGATTACGGTTACGCCGTCGGCCTGCAGGCCGGTGTGATCCAGGAAGTCACCGACAACACCTCGGTGGAGCTTGGCTACCGTTACCTGCGCAGCAACGCGGCCACCGAGATCAGCGCCCATGGTGGGCCCAAGGAAGGCACCCTGCGCCTGACCAGCAGCGCGCAGACCTACCTGGCGGCTACCTACAAGTTCTGA
- a CDS encoding response regulator, whose translation MKLLVVEDEALLRHHLFTRLGEGGHVVQAVANAEEALYQAEQYNHDLAVIDLGLPGMSGLDLIRQLRSLGQTFPILILTARGNWQDKVEGLAAGADDYVVKPFQFEELEARLNALLRRSSGFTQSTIAAGPLVLDLNRKQATLDEQPLALTAYEYRILEYLMRHHQQVVAKDRLMEQLYPDDEERDPNVIEVLVGRLRRKLEGDNGFKPIDTVRGLGYLFTERCR comes from the coding sequence ATGAAATTGCTGGTGGTCGAGGACGAGGCGCTGCTGCGTCATCACCTGTTCACCCGCCTCGGTGAAGGCGGCCATGTGGTGCAGGCGGTGGCCAACGCGGAAGAAGCCTTGTACCAGGCCGAGCAGTACAACCACGACCTGGCGGTGATCGACCTGGGGTTGCCAGGCATGAGCGGGTTGGACCTGATTCGCCAACTGCGCAGCCTCGGCCAGACCTTCCCCATCCTCATCCTCACCGCGCGCGGCAACTGGCAGGACAAGGTCGAGGGCCTGGCCGCCGGCGCTGACGACTATGTGGTCAAGCCGTTCCAGTTCGAAGAGCTGGAGGCCCGGCTGAACGCCTTGCTGCGCCGCTCCAGCGGTTTCACCCAGTCGACCATCGCCGCAGGCCCCCTGGTGCTCGACCTCAACCGCAAGCAGGCGACGCTGGACGAGCAACCGCTGGCGCTGACCGCCTACGAATACCGTATCCTCGAATACCTCATGCGCCATCACCAGCAGGTGGTGGCCAAGGATCGCCTGATGGAGCAGCTGTACCCGGACGACGAGGAGCGCGACCCCAATGTCATCGAGGTGCTGGTTGGTCGCCTGCGGCGCAAGCTCGAGGGCGACAACGGCTTCAAGCCGATCGACACCGTGCGTGGCCTGGGTTACCTGTTCACCGAGCGCTGCCGGTGA